gcccccgtggtgggaaTAGAAGCTTCCACAACTTTGTCCATTTCTGCAAACAACTGACCAcgtccccgtgtccgctgggcacgggccgtggtcagccttctgtttcttgtttttgcttggggagatgcgatcgaggggtcgggcatgccacgtttattccttttctttgtatttatgttagtttttgctgcatatttgttccttttgttcatttaagctcgtttagtcctaaaaatacaaaaggaagacaaaagcacactttttccaacattagtactaaaaaagggttagttttatgcctcatttgatttAATTTATATACTGCATTTTagacacatcaaatatccccgcACATGAAtctttgattgtcctcaagcaaaactctttattatatagcttacacacccaaatggaatgggtagaagagaagttttgggcttgtcttgagtgtcgggaatccaagatctttattgggttttatttttatactatttacaatcatattcgttattatttatttagaatgtttcatatgagaaattacttatttgggcataacatgtctctttaaaattccatttatataaaagttcacatacctcacgggagatcactcaacactcggccgaagatgtatttttgtgaaacactcgagaccggcatggaacttacttctaccatatgcttaccaagcaatcaatcctcctcctttttaactataaacctttgtaaatatcaagaggacttggggaagggttaggcttgggctaaagggaggtggttttgggttagtgttagtaaaagggctaaaagcgtaaaaagcgtcagtcgtcgtaaaactttttgtttttgtgacttttattcaaactaagcactttgaaacaaagtttctttgaggaacttgtttgtttattgctagacttcatttttttataaagaaacgtcacaagaaaaccgagctttttactaaaataaagggttgaaaagaaaaaggttttggtgggtacaGGGTGTTTGTTTtatgggtttagaaatgaaaaggttaggctcaaaggggttacaCTACAAAACAAGATATAACACTACAAATCACTATAAAACTCTATGAatagtatataacaccatataactcttttataactgtgtataacactacaacattatatataacactcttTACTGCTCGATTTTGATCTTTTCCCAAAAAACGAACGTCGATGAATGTTATGGAACCCCagatttaggggctgtttggtagcctctgaatggtcattaagaggctacctcttaatgaaaccattaagaattttaccaatgagaaggtagaagaatgtgacatgtgatgatttatcattcagaggttacctctgaaccattcagacttgaggttacctcttattcattcagatgTATTAAATCATTAAGAAGTAGCATCTGAATGtacattaagaggctaccaaacaaccccttaaaAGGACGATAGACGATGAACAAGGATTGCGGATTACGTTTATAACATGACGATGTTTTTCGATGATGATATTCTTCCATGAAATCCGATTTTTGAGGAGTAAAATCGCGAATTTGTAGGGGTTTTGATAACTGGTGTGCATATGAAGATATAGTTTCCTATTTTTCAAATGGATATAAAGACTCTAttacccctaaaattttcaaatcagtccaaaataataaaacacaatttacaattTAATCCCTATTGATcttaaccattagatcaaagatctaatgatATAGATTCttttcttacacttctcacacaaaaaacacctttttttacaataaccttacttGGTCCACTAATCCCCacaccaaaataaaaaaaaaaaaaataattgtttgaGAAAAAGCAAGCTACAAAATACACTACCAAGTGGAACGGAAGGGTACATTATAAAGTCGTCGGTCTATTAGGTGATCATAATGCGGTAGATGTCATTCAAAAAAACGTTCTACATGTAGGAGATGAAAAATTTTAGGGATGCCATGCAAACATCCAACGACCACAATTTGGGCTATCAAAAACTTGGGTTCTACTTGTTAACAAAATGGATATTTGGAAAAATGTGTACATTGGGAAGAACAAAAAAGGTAAGAAAGAAATATGCAGTTGAATTGGAAGATATGACAAGGGGTTTGGAAGATTATCAAAGAAAAACTCATGTGGTGCTTGCAACAAGTGTCACAACAAAGGCCATAAAAATAGTAGGACTTGCAAAGGTTAGGGATAAGTCGGTGACCGGGCATGACCCGTGCCTGATTCTTCCCTAGCGACTGGCACGGGACGTGGTATTATGGGCCTCACGAGATCTTCAAAAGTCAAGATGAAATCTTTTTGTCATTTCTCGGAGGAGGCACGCGGCGTGCCTGGCCTACTTCGGGATAGAACTTCTGTTTTCACTCAGATTTGTTTCGTTTGTCCATTTTGGGCTTGATCTGTCTTGAAGATAAAAATGTAAAGTAAACTAAGCCTGTTTCAAATATTATTCTAAGAAAAGCATTAAAAAGTGGGTTTATATTGATATCAAAAACATGTATATTTACATGCATATCAAAACTCATAGGAAAGGTGATTTAAATCCTCGATTATCTTCAACCCCGTCTGACAATTCTGTTCCATGACAAAAATCATAGTGATACCAAATCTCTTTTGCGAATGAACCCCAGATCTCATCAGTAATCAAAACCAGAAGGTCACCTAATGATTCTGCCATAGGTTAGGCGGTGACGGAGAAGGATTTGTCTAGGGAAGACAACAAATGAAGTGGTGGAAAGTTTAGGTACGATGATGGTGAGGTGAATGGTGGCTTAACTGACAATTTCAATGGTCGTGACCGGCGACTGAGATGGTCACCAATGAACAACGAGGGATAGGGTTGGAtgtttttttattagtttaatgttTAATTTATTTTAGCATTAGGGGTGATGTAGAGAGAAAGAGTTTTGAATTTAACAAGTATCATTTCAATTAATTTTTTCTAATATCATCTAATTAATTTGAAGACATAAATATCTTTTACGagtataaattttgaaaatgaCTTAATATAGACTAAAATTTTAAGGGTCTTTTGGTTCAACGGATGTTTATGAAGGAATTAGAATTTTTTGTGGAATTGGAATTTGAAGAAATTGGAATTAATTCCAATGAAAATAgttaatgtgtttggttggaaGATTTAATAAATAAACTGAAATATAAAAAATTTTGAATACCAAAATTACTCTTAAAAATTCATTTTGCTTCAAATTGAGTAATGATGACAAGAGCTTTATGAGCCTTCATCCCACTATAGAAAAGTTGACAATTGAGTCACCTGTCCAGTTGACGCTAATATAATCGCTTACGTGACGTAATAAACCTCTAAAGCCTTTATCTCACACCATTTTCCTTTAATGTTAAAACAAAAAACGGTATAAGACATAGGTCAAGGATGAAGCAAACGTCAGACATGACGTCAGTGATACTTTCATTTAGAAAActtatttttctttatttaaaagGAGCTAATGAAAGCTGTGTGCTTAGAGAATAAACAACACTTTAGAATTATGTGCAGTGGACTTTggttgaaataataataataatagtagtaacagtagtagtagtagtaataataataataataataataataataataataataataataataataataataataataataataataataataataataataataatgaattgcaagttttgtcctttatctttaggtcattttgcaagttttgtcttttatgtttaaatttgacgagttttgtcctttatgtttaaaaatcaagcacgttttaccttttgggccttaaaaatcaagcacgttttgtcgtttatgtttaaaaatcaagcacgttttgtcctttatgtataaaaaatcaagcacgttttgtccttaaaaatgaagcacgttttgccccaaagggtaaaacgtgcttgattttcaaacataaaggacaaaactcgtcaaatttaaacataaaggacaaaacttgcaaaatggcctaaagataaaggacaaaacttgcaattcactcttaattaattaaataataaataattactaTATAAAAGACCACTGGTCAGAGTCTACTTTTAGAACTATGTGGACTTGGTCATTCATTAGTTCCAAGTTGTTTCGGCTGACCAATTGCTTGGCTTGAGTCTTGCTGATAAAGTCATGACTTCATCATTACGTACTCCTCAATTTTGTGTAGAAGTGTTTCCATCACCACCCTCAAACTTAACACAATACGAAGTGAAAATACTCAACACTGCATTGTTTTCAATTGATAAAAATTAGGTGGAAACCCCCTTGCGTTGTGACCGGGGCTTACAAATTAAGAACATATCAAATTAAAACAAATTTTACTGAGCGGGCTAGAGGGTATAGACCACCTCTATTTGGACTCCGTCTTTGCCTCAGGCGATAACCATTATTGCATTGAGCCAGTCCTGGTATTCATTGAGACAAATCTGTTCAACAAGAGGATGCAACATACAACCTCCATTGAGCCCGCTGCCTGCTGACTACCTGCAAAATGATGCAGACCAATTAGGGTTAGAATGTGTCATAGAACTTAGGCTTATATTGATGGAATATTGAGGCATCAAAGTGCCATCATAATCCAAAAGAATCGCCCTTGTTGTAGTTCATTTATAAGTTGAAACTATATGCTCCATTGATAGCTTTCTAAAATTCAGATCTAAAGCGACGACTCTAAAAACCCAACCCGAACTCTATCTCCCAACACCTTTTTCTCACGTGATCATTACATGTTCGCTTCAAATCTTGCTAAAAGCTACGGGCCAAAAACTGATACATAAGTATTTGGAAATGCCCTAGGAGTTTTACCATTTGCTGAGATCAATAAAAAACTAAACCGATATGAAAATCAACTAAATATTTGGAAAATCTATAGTTAGCAGACATCTAGTATATGACGTTGATGTATATAAAATTGTGTCTATGTAAGCtctaatttttaaaaaaaaaaaaatgtgccTCATGTTTGTCAAACTCAATGAACCCAGCTACAGAGCTAAAAACCAAATCAACTATATCATGAATGCGCTTAAAACAACAGTTTATTactataaccatcaaaacacAAACTTCATATAGACATTGACTTTTTAAGTCACCCTTGTCTATATATATTACCCTATCTATTTTatttgataatcttcaacatatAAATCACTTTAAATCATTAATGAGACTATTGAATGACTTGGATGAAATTAGAACCGTACCTTAAATTGGGTGGTGTAGCTGGTGGACTTCATCTATGGCTTCACCCAAACCTCAGCTTCATGAGTATTCTACTCACCACCATCATTCGCTTCCTATTAAATATAATACATTGTCCCTGCAACCATCTTCTCCAAAATTGAATTATGAGGATCTCAAAACCAATCTCAACATCCTTCGTTTTGACCTCCAATAACTATAAAGTTTCAAACTTTTAGAGTTAGTTTAGATATTAATCTTACAAAACTAAAGATATAGAACTtgtttaatttttcaaaattagaTACAAACCAATTATTTTTACAATACTGGATAACCAAAAAGCATcaagaaataataataaaatcattTCTAACAAATCCacaatatataatttaaaaaaaggAATAGCGGAATAGGTTCAAACCTTGTATGAGCCTTCTACATTCTAGACTTCATACAGAAACAACTACAAACAGGTTAGTCATTCTGCTATTTTGTTAGGCTCCTTCAAGTCACTGTAAATAACAAATAATACCTGTGAttctgaaaaacaaaaaaaaaaaaaaaaatcactacaCCTAACAGTAACCAGCATAACAACAAAGCAGCAACAATAATAAATATCTAACCTGATACAAATGACCAACTGTCCACCAGTTCTTCAAAGGCTGTATACCAAAAAACATAACTTCATGACCAAAAGCGAATGTTGAAACCCCTTCATCTACCTCTCCTTCAAAAATCAAAATGCTATGTGTGACCACCAACCACCATACGACGGCAACCACTATCAACAACAAAAACCCATGCATCAAATAAGGGAAAATTCACAAAAATAAAGTTTACAATTTGGCAAATCATAGCTTTCAATCCCACCATCAACTTCTATAGTTTTAATTTCTTTATTAGGCAAAAAACATTTTCACTTGTGACCAGAAACAGCGCTATTTAGTACCACTTAACAAACTAATGTAGTAACGTTGGAAATTGAAGTGAGACAGGCGCATGGTAGAAGAAATGGTGGAAGGATCTGCACATGAAGAACACAATTTAATAACGAAATTCAAACATTTGTTACCACAAATAACTTACCAAATTCGTCATCGGTTGAGAGACTACATGTTGAATATTTCCACTCCATATGATGCCCATATGCTGACATCTTGAGCACACGACCATCTAATATTATCTCAGCACACCAGATCTATAAATCACTGACCTGCAAACTATAAACAGATTGAATAAGAACTATATGGCGAATCTATTTCCACAATTTGAAGAGTTATTCGCCATGAACTGCAACTCTAATTGAAAACAATTTAGTCATTTACACATGCCAGTGACCGATGTCTAAGGGTCAGAAAAAAATACGAGTAAAAACTCATACCCAACTACCTTATTAGATAGGGTAAGTCGGGTGTTGAACCACGAGGAGTATTGTGGAAAATGTTTGTTGATTAAGTACTAAAACTCTAGTTGCAAGAATGTAAAATCGAGTGTTTGGATGTTTTGAACTAAATTAAAACATACTAAAAAGAGTTTGTAACAATGAGAGAgaagatggttcctccagattttaGACTCAAAGTGGGTTTCAATTATGTGTTCAATTGTAACAATCACATACACATATGATTGTATAATTCAATTAATTCATTGTGATTATTCAAAGACTAGGTACTTCTATTGTAAGACAATGAAAGGTTATTATATGAACATCAATTGAAGTTACCAAACCCAATCCCTATCAAATATATCCCAAATACTAGAACTATATGGAATTGAATGAATTAAAACTAGGTTCAAATAAAAATTAACCATTTACAATCAGTCAATTAAATCAATAGGTATAAAGCATCGAATGATTAGATTACCGAAGTCAATGACAATAAAGAACACATAAAATCCATCCACTTACAATAATCCTCCACCCAGAGGAAACCCCCAAAAGATTTAGCCGCTCATATTGGTAATTTGATCTTCAATCGCTCGAATCATGGTTGAATTCATCTTCACAATCTTCGGTTTGATGAAAACGATGAAGAAAAAGGGTAAAAGATCGTCCACAAAATGCTCCTTGATCACTACACCTCGAAAAAACCAAAACCCCATTTTCCCCAAACGTGCCGTAAGTTACGGCTGCCTGCCATAACTTACGGCAGACACATTCGGTTTTCTTTGTTGCAATTATGCTCGGCCGTAACTTACGGCTAATCGACCGTAACTTACGGCGGGTTTTTCCAACTTTCATTTCTTCATGTTTCAACTTTCACCCAATGACCATTACGCCCCCAAACTTCATTCTTctatcttttctgtcacaccctggcttttgcggaagtgtgggtttaatttggtgtgacttcttaataccatagcacaatcataacaatgctatatgaaaataaaacacatgatagtcatccattcattaagttttaaaagttaccacaacaccattgttttaaaagtcgacacataaaacaaaatacaaccatgacataattaaaacatgttcacacgacacaacaaaagacttgactaaaaacatggtttaagacttgtaacccgtccaggcaagggtcacacctcctaaacctggatgacatcattattccctacgcagcttgacacgattgcatacttcgccagatccattaatttcctgaaatacatgtagtttgaaaaatcaacaaaagttaagcgagttcatgtaaaagtgagtatgtataaacttttcatgtatgaataaaagtccctggtatgtagcaataaggaaaaagagatcaccaatgggttgcaaagccactggtatgtgtgaaaaggtgcaggaaaactcaaacctagcaaatttgttaccgggcttcggcggtaagacacagtcacctctatgggccgccccggcctcacgggtgtgggctcgctacacccaaatagatctatcactcttgtgtccctcggtcctaacaacgaggattaatggccttaagtgttgtacccacccctcacatgatctagtagtaaaccctccctacgctaaccataccatgtaaataaatgtttgtaataattgtcgcatgtatttcacccccgaagtataaaactgaaaacagtaaagagaaaagggggacatgaactcacagaagtgcgtatcctgtaacgtcaatctcaaactcgatatgctgcgtgacgacctacacgtactaatgtctattagacggatgggccatgccttggcttagggtttaatgttttgagttgcgttactttgatattatacttgttaaaataatattaattattttaacttaacttttgtatttaggaaaaatagttaggaaactatttcgtatccacacttcttaggtattttatatgtgtattccttcccaaggatgggggtatttatacatgtacactttgtaattccgaaaaatatattttaagtcccacttagagaaatatatttatattatctgtctaaaacatcttaattccaaaatatatatatttttttcccaaaaatgttatattttacttcataaattttccaaaataatattttaccaaaaatataagtatgaaggtatttttctgaaatattacataagttacgttttagcgtttcgTATTGCAACAATActtgcgtaacttaaatatttattttgtaagagttttggtattatttttggagtcgtaatttcatcgTATAtacaagttatattattttatcctaaaaataatatatctagttcacataataaacaaataatcacacaagagttttagtataaaatatatattctaaatatatatttatcaaattttatttacgaaaatcaacctccggcacttagtatttttgtaataaaaatcatggcgaagtttattttgaaaaccaagttaaaatatattggtaacacttgttagaaaaatattttctaagtgttgaatttttagaaaaatttcgccagagtttcctttgtaaatggaggcgtccatgcttactagcatatcattttcttttgtaaaatcattcaatcaattctcaatcatcaacatacaacctCTATTTACTAAACTTGTCAAAAAAACAAGCATaactataaactcatgaacttgaatatttataaaaacatgtaATAACTTACTAacatacttagtaagtcttgttaccttccgaaatgtgattagttcctttaaaacttcatttttaaataGTTTGgtgtttcacaacttctagtcatattttctaaaaatatttctttgtgaaattttcttattacacaagtgtttctacacttgtttacttaccaaaaatgtgattagtttatgtaagatccaagttttaacaaaactcacacttttcacttggttctttcgaaaaaccactgaTGGATCTTTAGATCGACAAGATTACATCctattttgatctttatttttcatgaaaacatgtatttattcaagttcatagtttatgtgtggatgattccatcatccacaacatttttacttttacatcttgctagttcatgtttttaagcatgatctagcaagtccatatgatgatccatatcatttttactaacaaacaacattcaacaaacataacaacataagaataacatgatttcatcatcattttaacAATACTTCATCTTAAAGTTAGTTCATGTTCAAGACTTGATTATgtttctttagagttcttatcatttcatcattcttttactattaaccatcaaaaatatgaagaggatgaagatctaagacacttaccactagcacaaggctaggggagttcaagagtgtaaaagtggtggttaaaagaTAATGaaagcggtccttgagcttccgaacacaccaagcttcaTTGTATGATCTCTAACACCTTTGGATGCCCTTGGATTGCTTGAAAGaaacttgaaggtggtgatggtgtgtGGGCTTGGTGTCAGCCGAACAAGAGAAGAAAGGAGAGAGTTGGGTGAGTTTGAAAGTGTATTGTGAATGAGATGCCATAGACTCTTGTGCCTTCTTATAAACCCAATTTCACCATTAACCATTGTGTAATGTGCTACTAATTAACCAACATGATCTAataaaatattcaagaaaatcAATGGGTGGTTCACCCATTGTGACCGtcgcccggggggggggggggttgatgcgtgtgaagtgtgatataatttaggtgtatattttaagccctttttacactttttagccaagttttaaatttataaacacgatatttactaacactaaacacacatatgggcaagtgcacccatcgtggacgtagtatagtgttggtaagataccgaggtcgtccaaggacacaagagcttttagtactggtttatcctcaacgtctaatcaaatcaaaatgttagaaaaagatttttaaactagaaaaataaaactaactaaaatgctgaaaagaaaataaaagtaaaaacagatagacaagattgtgacaccccaggaaaaccagtgaacgatacctagcttcctcagtaagtgcgtactaaatttcgggacgaaatttctttcaagttggggataatgtgacaactcgagtgtttgactttcactttcgcatttattgcgcgttgactttgactttgactgtttagttgttggattgtggacttgaattatacgagttgtttgcctatatgttactatttgtggtgatagaaaataatattagaattgttattattataatattaactttaacctagccctcgaaggatgacatgtagttcgaaggattcgaaggaccacgaaggataaccttcgaccccgaaacatatccttcgagcacgaaacatatccttcgagcacgaaacatatccttcgatatgtttcggcccagtctttccaatgggcttggcccattactgtgatacgtatatatgggaatgcatgaaatcagtggttatttttctaaaaaccctagagcatctttacttgtgacggcaaccacaaacttacggagacttcttgctgatcaattccctgttttcaatatcggttagtgtttaatgtatatgctttcatgatttatcgatcgccttacaatatgttgttgatcggacttgtatgctaatcgattatgtatgttaatgggatatgaatgttataattgcctaatcgttttgcaatatgtgttttttttatgatcggttagtatggatgttttgaaagatactagggttgtatgttaatcggttgtgcatattggtaggatttggatgttcatcggatttgtatgcaaattggatctgttgtgattagggttaatgataaggcttgtggattggttgtgatgtatacactacggattgttattgttcactgttcttgaaaacggaatcgtataggataaagtgttatgcttgttaatcaaattagggttcttgagtgaaaccttgtgattatgcttgtttgatcctgttgacaataactgattagtgaaattgtgttaatggataaaacgtaactgccatgaccGAAAGATAGCAATGGCCCGAACCatggtagtttgaccgaaccataatctgatcgaaccatagttgaccgaaggatactggttgaccgacagatagttggaccgaaggatagttaggaccgaaagatgtcatggtccgaaacatgacattcggcccgaaggatcattgtgacacttgttttcgaaagatgatagtatgagtcgaaggatactagggttttgaataatgtttgaacagtggaacatacgttgatttaattgacatgccatgcttagtgatgaacgtgcaatactacgtgccgtgctgatatgcaaactgactgcaatgtgaacaattaattgcatgcgtatcattttgaacatgaactgatttgttatacgtgcatacactaggacgtgattaattacttgtgagtgcataacttagcataccgagcaaaccaaggtgagttcacacagccaaggcatgggttcccagggtgggaatgggttggatgattacttgtgcatactttgatactgtaacgaacgactaaactgttgatgcttacgaactactcaactgccttcgcacccaccctggtcggtaaagactatggtcgcgaacgaactgataaattgccttcgcacacaccctggtcggtaaagactatggtcgcgaactaacgaacataatcttcgcacacatgccggtgaggccgcgatggaactgatacgatacgaaacttaattgaacaaacgcactattactcaaactaaactataaactgtgaactcgctcaactagtttgttgattatctgctgcatgccttgcaggaccttaggtacttatggagcttgcactggaggagcgggacgttgtgggcagtgggttaagaacgctatgtttaaacatttcgaataaatgaacttatggtttacttgggttatttacttatgcttccgctactgatactatgattgttttgaaacgtcaattgtattgaacggggttttacgaattactttatttatattatgctatgttcaatatgattgatggcttgatcctggtcagtcacgctcccaagcggtgatactccgcaggtggattttgggggtgtgacagattggtatcagagccattggttatagagaacttggttttaatatggaaaaacgtttttattaaaaccagactataaccagaacagtgctctcaacgatccacaacgacgcttcgctccacgtgcaagactcaacttcttaggtaataaggtttatgtttattgcctacatgctagaatttgcttagAACTTCGCTCGTAGTATGcctacattactttgctcacaacttgtcattgcatgagaatacttatgtgcttacactcttctgtcatcgcactattcgcgaacctttctcacttaagttgcctttgatgtgaagatcaatggccgcacgaattaccatgactcaagcccagctagaggctctcgttgctgcggcagttgcagccgcccaagcaggtagtataccctgcagtataaacactaggatctttagatcctacattaattctcgtacttaactttgccctattcgtacacaataggtcaacccgctcagcaacaacctgggtgcacattcaagaatttcatggattgtcgtcctagctcgttcagtggcacggagggagcagttggactcctccactggtttgaaaag
This is a stretch of genomic DNA from Helianthus annuus cultivar XRQ/B chromosome 16, HanXRQr2.0-SUNRISE, whole genome shotgun sequence. It encodes these proteins:
- the LOC110916243 gene encoding uncharacterized protein LOC110916243 isoform X1, which translates into the protein MSAYGHHMEWKYSTCSLSTDDEFDPSTISSTMRLSHFNFQRYYISLLSVVAVVWWLVVTHSILIFEGEVDEGVSTFAFGHEVMFFGIQPLKNWWTVGHLYQNHSLECRRLIQDGCRDNVLYLIGSE
- the LOC110916243 gene encoding uncharacterized protein LOC110916243 isoform X4, yielding MSAYGHHMEWKYSTCSLSTDDEFVVAVVWWLVVTHSILIFEGEVDEGVSTFAFGHEVMFFGIQPLKNWWTVGHLYQNHSLECRRLIQDGCRDNVLYLIGSE
- the LOC110916243 gene encoding uncharacterized protein LOC110916243 isoform X2, coding for MSAYGHHMEWKYSTCSLSTDDEFDPSTISSTMRLSHFNFQRYYISLLSVVAVVWWLVVTHSILIFEGEVDEGVSTFAFGHEVMFFGIQPLKNWWTVGHLYQNHSLECRRLIQVIGGQNEGC
- the LOC110916243 gene encoding uncharacterized protein LOC110916243 isoform X3; amino-acid sequence: MSAYGHHMEWKYSTCSLSTDDEFDPSTISSTMRLSHFNFQRYYISLLSVVAVVWWLVVTHSILIFEGEVDEGVSTFAFGHEVMFFGIQPLKNWWTVGHLYQNHRM